Genomic DNA from Microbacterium lacus:
CCGGGCCGTCATCGGCGTAGCGCTCGATCTGGGCGCCGGTGCGCAGCGCGGTGTGGCTGCTGCGCAGCGCCGACAGCTCGGCGATCTGCGTGTACAGCGGGGCGGCGGTGTCGAACCGGTCCGTCGAGCCGAGCTGCTCGCCGGTCACGAGCGGCTGGTTCGCATACTCGGCCGTCTGCGTCGCGAACATGCTCTGGCGGGCGTCCTTGTCGCCGCCGGTGCCGGCGAAGCCCTGCTCGTCGCCGTAGTAGACGACCGGCTGACCGCGGGTCAGGTACATGAGCTCGTGCGCGAGCTCATCGCGCTCGAGGGTGCCGGAACCTCCGAGGAAGTAGCCGATGCGCCCCATGTCGTGGTTGCCGAGGAAGGTCGGCAACGCCGTGGCGGACGAATCGGGCGTCGTGTACATGTCGTCACCGGCGAACAGCGACTGCAGGAGCGCAGCCGAGCCGCCCTTCGCGTACGCGGCGGCGTTGGACTGGAACGTGAAGTCCAGGACCGAGTTCATGTCGGTGTCGCGGACGTAGGGCGACAGCTTCGCCGGGTCGGCGTCGTAGACCTCGCCGAACATGAAGAAGTCGGGCTTGCCGGACGCGTGGGCGTAATCGAGCACCTGCTGCGACCACTGCTCCCAGAACTCGAAGTTCACGTGCTTGGCGGTGTCGATGCGGAATCCGTCGATGCCGAGGTCGACCCACGTCTTGTAGACGTCGACGAAACCGTTCACGACCGTCGGGTTCTCGGTCATGAGGTCGTCGAGCCCGCTGAAGTCGCCGTAGGTGGTGGACTCACCGGAATACGTCGAGTCGCCGCGATTGTGGTAGAGCGTCGGGTCGTTCAGCCACGCCGGCACCTTGAGGTCCTGGTCCTCCGGCGCGACGACCGGGGTGTACGGGAAGCTCGTCTGGGCGTCGAGCGTGGGGAAGGTGTCGCCGCCCGCGTACTCGGCCGGGTCGAAGACGTTGCCGGCGGCATCCCGATACGGGCTCGTCGCCTGATCGACGTACGTGTACTGGTTCTCCTCGTAGGAGATCACGTCGGCGGTGTGGTTCACGATGATGTCGAAGTAGATCTTGATTCCCTTGGCGTGGGCCTCGTCGATCAGGGCTTCGAGTTCGGCGTTCGTGCCGAGGTGCGGGTCGATCTGGGTGAAGTCGGTGATCCAGTAGCCGTGGTATCCGGCGCTCGCGTTCGCGCCCTCGCCCTGCACGGGACGGTTCTTGAAGCTCGGGGTCAGCCAGATCGCCGAGGTACCGAGGCCCTCGATGTAGTCGAGCTTGCTGCGCAGGCCCGCGATGTCGCCGCCCTGGTAGAAGCCCTTGTCGGTGGGGTCGAACCCGGTGGTGAGCCGGTCGCCCTCGAGGCCGCCGAGGTCGTTCGTGGCGTCGCCGTTGGCGAAGCGGTCGGTCATCACGAAGTAGAACTGCTCTTCGCTGCCGGCCTGGCGGGCGGGGGCTGCGACGAGGGCGTCGTCGGCGGCGGAGTAACCGGCGGCGAGGCTGGTGGCCTCGACGCCGACGCGCTTGATGTTGTCGTCGAACACGAAGCGCAGCGTGGCGGGACCGTTGACCGTGAGCGGGATGTTGTCGCCACCGCCGTCCAGGCCGTACGACTCGTCCCATGTGCCGTTCACGGCGACCTTGTACTCGTAGGAGCCGGCCGGAACCTCGAACTCAGCGGCGGAGACGCCCTCGGTGCCGGTGGGCTGCAGGCTCGTCTGGGTGCAGTCCGGCTGCCAATCGGCCGAACACCCGAGCTCGCTCTGGAGGCTGCCGACGAGCGCGAACGTGCGGTCGGCAGCGGCGGCCGGAGCGGTGACGGCGACCGCTCCGGTGAGGATCAGTGCGGCGGAGGCGAGGACGGCGATCAACCGGCGTGCGCGGACAACAGGGGTCTTCTTCGACACGGGGGGCTCCTGGGGGGATGGAGTGGGCACGGCTGCGTACCCGGCGCGATTCAGCCGAAGGTAACAGGAGATCCACAGGATTGCAAGCGCTTACAGCGTTACGTGTAAGCGCTTGCAGGGCCGGCCGCCCCAACGCCGCGACGGTCGTGCGCGCCGCCGTCGTTTCGGATCTGCCGTGTCCGAGGTCGCCGAGGTGCCGAAAGACTGCTGGTCGTGACCAGTGTCGTCACTACGGGCCGAATTCGACCTCCTTCAGCCCCGCTCAGCAGTCCCCGGGCACGCCGACGCCGTGAGGGTCAGGACTCGGAGGGCTCCAGCGGCAGAACCAGCCCGTAGTTCCACGACACGATGGCGGGCTGCTCGCGGTAGTAGCTCAGCACCGAGACGGAGCCCGCGTCCAGGGTGATCTGCGCGCCGAACCGCGGTGCCATGCGGAGGAACACCGCCGTGAGGATGCGCAGGAAGTGCCCGTGCGCCACGAGCGCGACATCGCCCTCGACCATCGCGGGCAGAACCCGGTTCAGCACACGTGATGCGCGGTCGGCGACCTCTTCCACGGTCTCGCCGGGCGTCGCGCCGCGGATGACGCCGTGCGTGAACGCGCTCCAGTTGTACCCGAGCTCGGCGCGGATGTCGCGCGTCGTGCGCCCCTCGTACCCGCCGTAGTCCCACTCGACCATCAGCGGATCGATCTGGGCGTCGAGACCCGCGAGTTCGGCGGTGCGGCGTGCGCGTTCCAGCGGAGAGGTCAGCACGAGCGAGAAGTCGTAACGGGCCACGAGACGACCGGCGCCGCGGGCGAGGTCTTCCCCCCTGGCGGTGAGCGGGATGTCGGTGAGCCCGGTGTGACGACCCGACTTCGACCACTCCGTCTCGCCGTGGCGGATCAGGACGAGGTTGCCCTGGGGGTTGTCCGGAGCGGGGCGGTCGGGCAGCGGATCATCGAGGGACATGTCGCAACGGTACCCGCCGCCGCGCCCCGTGCGATGTCGGTGGCCCCTCGTACATTTGTTCTATGAACAGGGCGCTCGATCTCCTCCCCGCAGAGGTCGAGGGCGTGCGCGCCGTGTGGAGCGGGCCGGATGCCGCGTCGCTCAGCGACAGTGACCTCGTGGCCGTGAACGAACGGTACTGCCGCATGCAGCGGATGCTCGACGCGGACCGGGCGCAGCTGGCCGCCGAGATCGCGCGACGGTCCCGTCCCGAGCTCGGACCTGGGAGTCTGGCCAAGACGCAAGGATTCCGAAACCCGACCGCGCTGATCGCGGCGACCGCGGGCACGTCGACCGGGGACGCCGCCCGACTGGTCAAGGTCGGTGAGGCGACCGCGCCGCGGCAGCTCCTCTCGGGTGAGAAGGCCCCCGCCCGCCACCCGCACGTGGCCGCGGCACTGCAGGAGGCGGGCCTGACTGCGCAGGCCGCAGGGGCGATCATCGGCATTCTCGACCGTGTCGCCCTGCGGGCCGGGCACGAGGCGATCGAGGTCGCCGAGAAGACGCTGGCCGAGCAGGCGCCAGGGCTCTCGATGGATCAGCTGCACCGGTTGCTCGTGCACGCCGACGCATGGCTCGACCCCGACGGGGTTGCTCCGCGGGAGGACGAGAAGCGCGGACTCGAGCAGCTGATCATGCGCGAGGTGGACGGCATGTTCGAGATCACCGGGCGACTCACGCCCGAGCACGGCGCCCCGGTCAAGGTCGCGATCGAAGCACTGGTGTCGGCCGAGATGCGGGCCACGCGGGATGACCCGCGGGACGGGACCGCCGACTCGGATGCCCCACGCCGGTCCGTCGTGCAGATGCACGCCGATGCGCTCGTGCGGCTGTGTGAACACGCGCTCGGATGCTCGCAGACCGACCTCCCGCTCCAGGGCGCCGCCGTCATCGTGCGCATCGACCACGACAACCTCATCAACGGCACCGGATACGCCACGATCGACGGCATCACCGCCCCGGTCTCAGTCGCCACCGCCCGCCGGATGGCCGCCGCCGGCGAGATCATCTCCTGCGTGCTCGACGGCACCGGGCAGATCCTCGACTGGGGCCGCACCCGACGGCTCTTCTCCCGCAACCAACGCCTCGCCCTGCTCGAACGAGACGGCGGATGCGCGATGTGCGGCGTCCCACCCGGACACGTCAAGGTCCATCACATCCGCTGGTGGGCACGGGATGCTGGACCCACCGACCTCGCCAACGGCGTCTGTCTCTGCGAAAGCTGTCACCACCGCATCCACGACAATGGGTGGGAGATTCGGATCGACGGAATCGGCATCAGCGCGAAAGTCTGGTTCATCCCTCCGCCCCACGTCGATCCGGCTCGCACGCCGCGCCTCGGCGGCCGCGCCAAATACGACTACGCCGCCTGATACGACTACGCCGCCTGAGCGAGGCCGCCGGTGGCACCAGCGAGGCGGGAGCGCGCGTGGGCCGCGAGCGCGTGGGCAAGAGCGCGTGAGCGTGAGGGCGCGGGAACCGCCGAGCGAAGCAGCTACAGCCGCTCGATCAGCGTCGCGTTCGCCATCCCGCCGCCCTCGCACATCGTCTGCAGTCCGTACCGACCGCCGGATTCTTCGAGGCTCGCCAACAGCGTCCCGAGAAGGCGCGTGCCGGACGACCCCAGCGCATGCCCGAGCGCGATCGCGCCGCCCCACGCGTTCAGCCGCTCGGGGTCCGCGCGCAGGTCATGCGCCCACGCGAGCGGCACCGAGGCGAACGCCTCATTCACCTCGTACGCGTCGAGGTCGTCGATCGTGAGCTTGCTGCGCTCCAGCAGACGCCGCGTCGCCGGGATCGGGCCGGTCAGCATCATGAGCGGGTCATCGCCCACGACGGCGAACGACACGAACCGCGCCCGCGGCCGGAGGCCCAGCTCGATGGCCTTCTCCTCGCTCATGATGAGCGCCGCGGAGGCCCCGTCGGTCAGCGGTGAGGAGTTGCCGGGGGTGATCCGCCAGTCGACGTCCGTGAATCGGGCGGCCATCTCCTCCGTCCGGAACGCTGGCGCGAGACCGGACAGGCCCTCCATCGTCGTCTCCGCCCGCACGGTCTCATCCGCCGTGACGAGCGAGCCGTCCACCTCCACGGGAATGAGCTGCGACGAGAAGAGACCATCGGATGCCGCATCCGCCGCCCGCCGATGAGACTCCATCGCGTAGGCATCCAGCACCTCGCGCGACAGGCCCCAGCGCTGGGCGATCAGCTCGGCGGACACGCCCTGGTTCACGAGCCCCTCGGGATACCGCTCCCGAAGGAGCGGCGAGCGCGTGCCACCGGCGCGCGACGACCCGAGCGGCACCCGGCTCATCGACTCCACCCCGCCGGCGATCACGATGTCGTAGGCCCCGGCGATCACCCCCTGCGCGGCGAAATGCGCGGCCTGTTGGCTCGACCCGCACTGCCGGTCGATCGTCGTGGCCGGCACCGACTCATCGAACCCGGCGGCAAGGACCGCGTGCCGGGCGACGTTCATACCCTGATCGCCGACCTGGCTCACACAGCCCAGCAGCACGTCGTCGATCTGTGTCGACTCCAGCCCGTTCCGCTCGAGCACCGACCGCAGGACGAGCGCCGCGAGGTCGATCGGGTGCACGCCCGACAGCGCTCCCCCGGGCTTGCCTCTACCGGACGGGGTGCGGACGACGTCGACGATGACGGCGGTGCGGCTCATGGCGCTGCCTCCTGGCGAGCCGGGTCGGCGGCATCGCCGTGTCCAGCCTACGGAGCCGACATGGATCGCGGGGAGGCGTCGTCGCCGTCGCCGGCGATGAGCAGCCCTCGCTCACGGGCGACGCGCACGGCGTCGCTGCGGCGACTCACCCCGAGCTTGCGGTAGACCGACTTCGCATGCTGTCTGACGGTGTGGAAGCTCAGGTACAGGCGCGCAGCGATCTCAGCCATCGTCAGCAGCGAGGGAAGGAGGGCGAGGACCTCGCGCTCGCGGGCCGTCAAGACGACGGTGGGCGCGTCGGGGCGAGGGCGCAGCGCGGCCTGCAATGCGGCGATCCGCTCCGCAGAGCCGCGCCATCGGGCCGCCTCCGAATCGATGGCGAGGATCCGCAACCGCGCTGACGCCTCCCCGGAGCTGCGACGGAGCAGCTCGATCTCGGCGAGATCCGCGACGACAGCCACCAGTGGATCGACCCCGCCCATCTCGCGCATGGGCGCGAGCGCGGCGAGCGCGACGCGCGCGTCCTCATCGCGCTCGTCATCGGCGGCCGCAAGAGCACTCGCTGCCCACGCGGGCGCGGTCACCGGCTGATCGTCCCAGCCGAGGGCTCGCGCGGGGGCGAGAGCGGTCTCGGCCGCGAGCGCGGCGCTGCGCGCTTCGCCGAGCAGGGCCAAGCCGATCGCTCGGAAGCCGTCTGCGCGCACGGCGACGAACTCCGATGCCTGCGGCACGCCACGGCGGTCCGCGAGCATCCGCACGCCCCGCTCCAGGGACCCCGCCCACAGCTCGGCGTGCCCCGCGAGCGTCTCGGCCACGTCGACGTAGATCGGCCAGGCGGGCGTCGTGGCCGGATCCAGCATCCGCACCGCCTCCACGGCGGCGCGGGCACTCATCAGCATCGCCTCCGGCTGCCCGTCCATAAGAGCGCGCTCGGCGGTCAGGATGTGCACGGCCGCGATCGTCGGCGGCGGGACCGGGGCGACGGCGGCCCGCACGGCCTGCACGGCGACGCGAAGCTCCCTGCGGAACGCCTCCCGCTGGCCGCGACAGAACGCCAGCGCCGACAGCGCCGCCGCGAGGGCGGGATCACTGGGCGCTAGATGCCGCGGAATGCGATCGAGTTCGATCAGCAGCGCTTCCCGATCACGACCCGCGAACAGCAGTGCGACGCTGCGCATGAGGAGTGCGCCGACGAAGAGCCACTCACCCGCATCGGCCGCGCAGCGAATCGCGAGCAGCAGCATGCCTTCGCGTTCGTACCAGACGGCTGCCCGTGCGAGCAGGCCGCGCCGCATCGCCGGGCGCCGCTCCCACTGCGTCAATGCCCCTGACCGCAGACCCGGCTCCACGGCCGTCTGACCGCTCCCGGGGTCGATGACCACGGCGCCGCTCGCCCTCAGGCGATCGAGCTGACCGGCCACCGCCATCACGGCGTCATCCGCGGGATCGTCGTCGTCCTCGGCGAGCACGGCCGCCAACAGCGGTGTGATCACCTCCACGAGCGCGAGCCGGGCAAGCAGGTCCCGGTCGAGATCATCCAGATCGCGCACGACATCGCCCCTTCTGCGGACGGCCCCCCATCCGCGGATTCCCCCATTCTGGGGGAAGTGGCGGGCACCGGGGCCTCGATGGAATGAACCGTTCCCCTACGCCAAGGAGTTCCATGTCGCCGCGCCCGCTGCCCAGCCGTCCTCGCTTCGTCCGACTCATCGCCGTTCCGATCGCGGTCATCGCACTCGCGTTGGCGGGATGCACCGCCGAGGAGGGGACGGACGACTCCGAGTGGACCTTCTCGGACGCTCCGGTCTCCTGGGCCGCGTGCGCGGGAGACGATGCCGTGATCGACGGGCTCGAGTGCGCGACCTACGAGGTGCCGCTGGATTACGCCGATGCGGGCGGTGAGACGATCTCGCTCGCTCTGCGCCGGATGCCCGCCGCCTCCGGAGAGAGCCAGGGCACGCTGTTCTTCAACCCCGGCGGACCGGGTGGCACGGGATCGGGACAGTTCCCGGCCTGGTACGAGCTCTTCCCTCAGACGGTGCGCGACGCTTTCGACCTCGTCAGCTGGGACCCCCGCGGGGTCGGCGAGTCCACCGCCGTGCAGTGCTATCCCGACGCGGATGCCGAGGGAGAGGTCATCGGCCCGGTGGGCGACTTCCCCCTCACCTTCGACGAGCAGCAGGCCTGGAACGAGGCGTACGCGGAGTTGGGCGAGGCGTGCGCGTCGAACGCCGGTGATCTGGCCGCACACGTCTCCACCGGAGACACGGCGCGGGACCTCGAACAGCTGCGCCGGGCCACCGGCGGCGAACCGCTGAACTACTGGGGCGTGTCGTACGGCACGTTCCTCGGCATGACCTACGCGAACATGTTCCCCGATCAGATCCGCTCCTTCGTCCTCGACGGCAACCTGAGCCCGCAGAACTGGACGAACGACGGCGATCCCGATGCCCAGCAGACACTCGGCGTGCGCATCGGATCGCTGGACAACGCCGAGGTGCTCGATCAGTTCTTCGTCCTCTGCGCGACCGCAGGGCCTGACCAGTGCGCGTTCGCCGCGCCTACGGTCCAGCAGACGCGCCAGAAGTGGACGGACCTTCAGAACATCCTGGCGGCAGGTCCGGTGACCTTCTCGTCGGCCGCCGGACCACGCACGATCACCCTCACCGACCTGGTGACGGACGTCGACAACGGCATGGACGTCAGCGCTCCCATCCCGGGGGCGCAAGGGTGGGTAGGAACGGCCACCGCGCTGCAGACCATCTACGAGGCGGCGACGAACCCCGCGCCCGCTCCCGCGCAGCCGGACGGGGACGCGTCGTCGGATGCTGCGCCGGAGCCACCGGCGACGACGTATGTCGGACCCGAGCAGGCGCTCAGCATCGCCTGCGGGGATGCTGCCGCCGTAGCACCCGAGCGCATCCCGACGCTCGCGGTGGAAGTGCAGCAGCAGGCGGGATACAGCGGTCTGGCGACGCTGTATTTCGACGTGCCGTGCAGCTTCTGGCAGGTGAAGGCGGCCGATCCCTACACGGGCCCGTGGAAGGTGAAGACCTCTCAGCCCGCCCTGGTCGTCAACACGACCCACGACCCGTCGACGCCCTACAAGAACGCGGTGCAGAACTCCGATCTTCTCGAGGGATCCGTATTGCTGACCGTCAACGGATACGGGCACACGTCGCTGCTGAACCGGAGCACCTGCGCCGACGACCTGATCGCCGCCTACATCCTGGACGGCACGCTTCCCGAGGCCGGCACGTTCTGCGCGCAGGACAAGCAGCCGTTCCAGCAGTGAGCACGGCGAAAGGATCATCATGACCACGGCGACCGAACCCCGCACCGACGCCACCCGCGAGCCCGGCATCCGGGGCCTCGCCCGCCGGCGCCCCCTGACGATGTTCTTCGTCATCGCCTACGCGGTGACATGGCTGCTGTGGAGCCCGCTCATCCTCCTCGGTGTGCCGGCGTTCAATCCCGACACATTCGCCCCGACGATCTGGGTGCTCCCGGGGATCGCGATCGGTGTGACCGGAACCGCGTTCCTCATGGTCGGGCTCATCGACGGCAAGCCCGGCATCCGGCGTCTCGCGAGCCGCCTCATCTCGTTCCGGCACGGAATCCAGTGGTACCTGGTGGCGATCCTGCTGCTTCCGGGCACCGCGGTGATCGTGACGCTCATCCTCGGCGCGACCGACGCGGGTGCCGCCTTCGCGCTGACGTCACTCGTGATCTACCCGGCTTCGTACGCCGCGCACTTCATCTTCGGACCGCTCTTCGAGGAGACCGGCTGGCGCGGATTCGCCCTCCCGCGGATGCAGAACAAGTACGGTCCTTTCCGGGGCACGTTCTACCTCTCGCTGCTGTGGGCGACGTGGCACTTCTCGCTGTACATCCCGTCCTGGTTCGGCAGCGGCGACATCGGCCAGGGGATGTTCGGACTGGGCTTCTTCACCCTCACCGTGATCGGGATGACGTTCATCTTCACCTGGCTCTCCAACAACACGCAGGCGAGCCTCGCGCTCTGCATCCTCCTGCACGGCTCGATCGACGGCTCCGTGACGTACTTCCAGCGCCTGGCGGCGGGCGGAACGATCGCGGCGGACACGTCGGCCATGCTCGTCGGATTCGGCGCCACGATCGGATACTTCGTGATCGCGACCATCGTGCTGCTCGCGACCCGCGGCAGGCTCAGCTATCCGCGCTACCAGCGCGAAGCCGAAGACCTCGATCTGCACCCGAGTCGGCACCACGGCGAGCGCATCCTCGCCGGTTGAGAAGGCGAGGCCGCCGGCTGCTGGGGGGCAGGGTCAGCCGGCGGCCTCCTCCGGGCGGTCCAAGGTTGCTGCGGCATCGAGCGCGGCATCCGGAACGTAGCCGTCGATGTGACGCTCGTCGGGACCGTTGTACGCCGACAGCGGCCGGATGAGGGCGTTCGAGGCGGCCTGCTCCATGATGTGCGCCGTCCACCCGGTCACCCGCGCCGCGACGAACAGCGGTGTGAAGGTGAGCGTGTCGAAGCCCATCAGGTTGTACGCCGGCCCCGACGGGTAATCGAGATTGGGGTAGATGCCCTTCCGCGCAACGAAGTCGGCCTCGAGCGCGTCGTACAGCGCGGCGAGGTCGCGGGCGCTGTCACCCTGCGCCGAGTAGTGCTCGACCAGGGTGTCCAGCGCGGCCTTCATCGTCGGCACGCGCGAATCGCCGTGCTTGTACACGCGGTGCCCGAAGCCCATGATCTTGCGCTTCTCGGCGAGCGCGGTGTCCAGCCACGGTCCGACGTTCTGCGCCGAGCCGATCTCGTCGAAGATGTGCATCACGGCCTCGTTCGCGCCACCGTGCAGCGGTCCCTTGAGGGCCCCGATCGCCCCGACGACCGCGGAGTACAGGTCGGACATCGTGCTCGTGATGACGCGGGCCGTGAACGTCGAGGCGTTGAACGAGTGCTCCGCGTACAGGATCATCGACACGTTGAACGCCTGCGCGACCACGGGGTCCGGCTCTTCGCCGAACGTCATCCAGAGGAAGTTCTGCGAGTAGTCCAGATCCTCCCGAGGATCCAGGATACCGAGCCCGTGGCGTCGGCGCTGGTCGTAGGCGACCATCGCGGGGAGCTTGGCGAGCAGACGCCGCGACTTCGCCAGATCGGACTCGCGCGAGCTGTCGAACGCAGCGGGGTCGGAAGCCCCGACGAGGGAGACGGCCGTGCGCAGCACGTCCATCGGGTGGGCGTCCAGCGGCGTGAGGTCGATCGCCTCGCGGACGTTGTCATCCAGCGCCCGGTTCGCCCGCTCCTCGGCGGTGAACGCCGCCAACTGGTCGGCATCCGGCAGCTCGCCGTACCAGAGCAGGTACGCGACGGCCTCGAACGACTGCGTCGCGGCGAGCTCCTGGACCGGGTAGCCGCGGTAGAGCAGGCTGTTCGTCTCGGGATTGACCTTCGACACGGCGGTGTAGTCGACGGTGACCCCGGCGAGGCCCTTCTTGATCTCGATGTCTGTCATCTCTCTCTTCCTCGGGAGGCTCAGCGGGCGATCTGGAAGTTGAACACCGAAGTGTCGAAGTGGTTGTAATCCTCGTAGTCGATCAGGTCGTAGAGGTCGGCGCGATGCTGCATCTCGCCGAGCTTCGAGGTCAGGTGCCCCTCGTCGATCAGCGTATCCAGCGCCCGGCCGGCGGCCCCCATCGCGATGCGCAGGAGCGACACCGGCCAGATCACGATGTTCACGCCGACGCTCTGGAGCTGATCGACGGAGAACAGGTCGCTCTTTCCGAACTCGGTCATGTTCGCGAGGATCGGCACGTCGACTGCGGCGCGCACCGCGGCGAACTCCTCGAGGGAGCGCATCGCTTCGGGGAAGATCGCGTCGGCACCGGCATCCACGAGCGCCTTCGCGCGGTCGAGCGCCGCCTCGAGACCGTCCACCGCGCGGATGTCGGTGCGCGCCATGATCAGGAAGTTCGGATCGCGACGCGCGTCGACCGCCGCGCGGATGCGCTTGATCGCGGTGTCCTGGTCGACGACGGCCTTTCCGTCGAGGTGACCGCAGCGCTTCGGGTTGATCTGATCCTCGATGTGCATGCCGGCAAGGCCGGCGTCCTCGAGCGTCTGGATCGTCCGCGCCACATTCATCGGCTCGCCGAACCCCGTGTCGGCGTCGATGAGGGCCGGCAGCTCGGTCATCCGCGCGATCTGCTGCCCGCGACCGGCGACCTCGGTGAGGGTCGTCAGGCCGATGTCGGGCAGACCGAGGTCGGCGGACAGCACGGCACCGGAGATGTAGACGCCCTCGAATCCCTTGCGCTCGATGAGCTTCGCGCTCAGCGGGTTGAACGCCCCGGGGAAGCGCAGCAGCTCCCCCGACGCCAGCCGCTCACGGAACAGCCGCCGTTTCTCGGCCGCCGGTGTCTGCGCGTACAGCATCAGAACAGCCCCTTCGGGGCGGGCGCGGTCGCGAGCACACCGGGCTTCGCGACGATCGTGAGCTGACCGACCTCTTCGGCGGTGAGATCGGGCAGGCGCTGGGCGAGGTCCAGGAACCGCTCGATCTCCTCGGGCAGGAGCACCGGCTCGGCGAGGATGCGGAACTTGCGGACGTAGTCCTCGCGTGCGAACGGACGCGCACCGAGCGGGTGGGCATCGGCCACCGCGATCTCGTCGACGAGCTCGGTGCCGTCGGTGAAGCGGATCACGACGCGGCCTCCGAATGCCTTCTCGTTCGGGTCCTCCGAGTGGTAACGGCGAGTCCACTCGGCGTCCTCCGCCGTCGTGACCTTGTGCCACAGGGCGACGGTGTCCTCGCGAGTCGCGCGCTCGGGAGCGTAGGAGTCGACGTGGTGCCACGTGCCGTCCTGCAGCGCGACGGTGAAGATGAACGGGATCGAGTGGTCCAGCGTCTCGCGTGAGGCGTGCGGGTCGTACTTCTGCGGGTCGTTCGCGCCCGAGCCGATCACGTAGTGCGTGTGGTGGCTCGTGTGCAGCACGATCGACTCGATGTTGTCCGGGGCGAAGGCATCGGGGTGCTCGTTGTGGAGCTTGCGGGCCAGGTCGATCCAGGCCTGCGCCTGGTACTCCGCGGAGTGCTCCTTCGTGTACGAATCGAGGATGCCGCGCTTGGACTCCCCGGTCGCCGGCAGCGGCACCTCGTACGAGGCGTCGGGACCGTCCAGCAGCCATGCGATCACGCCGTCTTCGCCCTCGTAGATCGGGCTCGGCGAGGTCTCGCCGCGCATCGCGCGGTCGACAGCCTCCACGGCCATCTTCCCGGCGAACGCGGGAGCGTGCGCCTTCCACGTGGAGATCTCGCCCTTGCGGGACTGCCGGGTCGCGGTCGTCGTGTGCAGCGCCTGGCCGACGGCCTGGTAGATCGTCTCGACCGGGAGGTCCAGGAGTGTGCCGATCCCGGCGGCGGCCGACGGGCCGAGGTGGGCGACGTGGTCGATCTTGTGCTTGTGGAGCGAGATCGCGCGCACGAGGTCGATCTGGATCTCATAGCCGGTGGCGATTCCGCGCACGAGCGCCCGGCCGTCGGCGCCGACGTGCTGGGCGACCGCGACGATGGGCGGGATGTTGTCGCCGGGGTGCGAGTACTCCGCGGCGAGGAAGGTGTCGTGGTAGTCGAGCTCGCGCACGGCGACGCCGTTCGCCCACGCCGCCCACTCGGGGCTCGTCCGCCGCTCGACGCTGCAGCCGAAGACGGTCGCCCCCTTGCCGCTGATCGACACCGCGTGGTCGAGCGCCTGCTGGCGGGCGGCGCTCACGGGCGCGCGGGTGAGGGATGCCGCGGCCACGGCGGCGTTGTCGATCACCCGGTTGATGATCATGTCGACGACGTCCTGGTCGACCTCGACGGGATCGGCGGCGATCTCGGCGATGCGCCAGGCGAGCTGTCCCTCGCGGGAGAGGTGCTCGTCACTGCGGTGGACGCGGAGGTGGTGCGTGGTGGTCATGCCGTGCCTTTCAGAGCGGACGGTGCGTCGAGCGACGCGAGGATCGTGGTCAGAGCGTTGTGCAGGTGCACGTGGGTCGCGTGGGCGGCGAGGTCGGCATCCCGATCGGCGATCGCGGAGGCGATCAGCCGGTGCTCGGCGACCGAGGCGGCCAGTCGCTCGGGGATGTCGCGCGCCAGGCGCCGCACCCGCACGAGGTGGGTGCGGATGCCGCGCAGAGCCGACGTGAGGTAGTCGTTGTCGATCGCGGCGTCCAGCTGCGCGTCGAAACGGGCGATGAGCGCGTAGTACGCGTCACGCCCCTCGTCGCGGTCGAGGGCGCCGACGCCGGCGAACTCGACGGCGAGCGC
This window encodes:
- a CDS encoding GntR family transcriptional regulator; this translates as MRASDRAYAALLDQIQSGDLAPGTVLAEVEQAARLGVSRTPLREALGRLAADGLVVQQSPRVTVVSDIDVADIRALFEVRRALEETAARLAATRADADVFAALAVEFAGVGALDRDEGRDAYYALIARFDAQLDAAIDNDYLTSALRGIRTHLVRVRRLARDIPERLAASVAEHRLIASAIADRDADLAAHATHVHLHNALTTILASLDAPSALKGTA